The DNA sequence CAACCCCGACGGCAACGCGCTCGGCTTCCTGTACATGGTGCCCGAGGCGGTCGAGAAGGGCCCCGAGGCGTACATGGCCTCGCAGGCGGCGGAGGCGTCGGCCTAGGCCGAATCGCATGGCAGCACGATCCCCGCGAGGCTTCGGCCAGTTCAGCGGGGTGGCGCGCGCCGTGGAGCGCGTCGGCGAGCGGTGGGCCCTGCTCATCGTCCGCGACCTGCTCCCCGGCGCGCGCCGGTACAGCGATCTCAAGGCCGGGCTCCCGCGCATCCCGACGAACATCCTGAGCGACCGGCTGAAAGAGCTCCAGGAGGCCGGGATCATCCGGCGCGTGCCCACCGTGCGCGGCGGCTACGAGCTGACCGAGCGGGGCCGCGAGCTGGAGCCGGTCGTGCTGGCGCTCGAACGCTGGGGCTGGGCCGAACTGGGCGCGCCGGCCGAGGGGGAGGTGCTGACGGGTGATGCCCTCGCCGTCGCGGTGCGCGCAGCGTTCCGCCCCGAGGAGGCGGCCGGCCTGCCTCGTACCGAGTACGTCCTCCATGCCGGAGGGGTCTCGGTGAGCGCGATCGTCGACGGCCCGGAGGTGGACGTGATCGCCATCGGAGAGGCCGCGCTCCCGCAGCCCCGGAGGCGGCTCTCCGCCGCAGCGCCGTCGGAGGTGCTGGAGGCGATCGCCGACGTGTCCGAGTTGCAGCGGGTCCTGGAGGGAGACGGCCCCCTGGACGTGCTCGCCGGCGGAGACGCCCTGGTCGAGCGGTTCCATCGCACGTTCCGCATCGAGCCGGCGGCGCGCGGAACGAAGTTCGCGGACGGCGTGGATGAGTCGTCGGTGGCATGAACGGCGTCGTCGCCACATCGACTAGAGGCGTGGGTGCGCCTCCATTGAGCAGTAGAATCGCTGAATGGAATTGCGCCAGCTCGAGCACTTCGTCACCGTCGCCGAGGAGAAGCACTTCACCCGGGCCGCCGAACTCCTCCGGATCTCGCAGTCGGGACTCTCCGCCTCCATCAGGTCGCTCGAGCAGGAGCTCGGGACGTCCCTGTTCATCCGCAGCACGCGGCGCGTCGAGCTGACCACCGCCGGGCAGGCGCTGCTGGCCGACTCGGTGCGCACGCTGGCGAGCGCCGCCGCAGCACGGAACGCCGTCGAGGCCGTCCGGGGGCTGCTCCGAGGGCGCCTCACGGTCGGGGCCGAGCCGTGTCTCGGCTCGGTCGACATCCCCGCGCAGCTCGCCGGGTTCCGCACGGCGAACCCGGGCGTGGAGGTGCGCCTCCGCTACTCCGGCTCGGTCGAGCTGGTGGAGGCGGTGGCCGAGGGCCGCGCCGATGTCGCCGTGGTCGTCGACACCGGCCACACGCCGGCCGGGGTCGAACTGCGGCCGCTGGGCACCCAGGAGATGCTCGTCCTGTGCCACCCCGAGCACCGGTTCGCGGAGGTCGCGGGGACGGGCGGCAGCATCCCGTTCGAGGAGCTCCGCGGCGAGCCGCTCGTCGGATTCCAGGAGGGGTGGGGTGCGCAGGCGCTTACCCGCCGCGCGTTCGCGGCGGCCGGCTTCGACTACCGCGCCGCCATGGAGGTCAACGACGTGCACCCGCTGCTCGACCTCGTCGGCTACAACCTCGGCGTCGCCGTCGTCCCCGCGAGCTTCGCCCTCAAGCGGCCCGACAAGCTGCGGGCCGTGCCGCTGGAGGGCGCACCCGTGTGGACGGTCGCGGTGGCGGCGGCCGACGAGCCCAGTCCGTCGGCCACCGCCTTCCTGCGCCAGCTGCAGGGCTGACGCGGCCGCCCTCTCGTTCGGTGTACCACCTTGCGTCACGGAGGTACACGTGGCGCATGCCCACCCAGCTCGCCCGAACGCAGATCAGCCACACTCCCGCGTCGGCGCGTGTGGGTCAGGCGGCGGAACGGTCGGTCAGGCGCCGGCCGCGTCGAGGCGGTCGAGCTCGTCGCGCGTCAGTTCGACCTCGACGGCGGTCACCGAGTCCTGGATGGTCTCGGGCCGGGACGAGCCGGGGATCGGGATCACGTGCGGGCTCTTCGCGAGCTCCCAGGCCAGTGCCACGACCTGCGGGCTGATGCCGCGGGCGTCGGCGACCTCCTTGAAGGGGGCGAAGCGCGAGCCGAGGTCGGCGGCCGACGTGATCCCGCCGAGCGGGCTCCACGGGAGGAAGGCGATGCCCAGCTCGTCCGCGAGCTCGAGCTCCGGCTCGCTCGAGCGGAACGACGGCGAGAACTGGTTCTGCACCGAGGCGAGGCGGCCGCCCAGGATCTCGTTCGCCTCCCGGATCTGGTCGGGGTTCGCGTTCGAGATGCCGGCGAGACGGATCAGTCCCTCGTCGAGCAGGTCGCGGATCGCCCCGACCGACTCGGCGTAGGGCACCTCGGGGTCGGGGCGGTGGAACTGGTAGAGCCCGATCGCGTCACCGCCGAGCCGCCGGAGGGACGCCTTGACCGCCTCCTTCAGGTACTCCGGACGCCCGTTCAGCGTCCAGCTGCCGTCGCCCGGGCGCAGGTGGCCGCCCTTCGTGGCGACGAGGATCGTGGAGGCGTCGCCTCCCCAGCTGCGCAGCGCT is a window from the Leifsonia sp. AG29 genome containing:
- a CDS encoding LysR substrate-binding domain-containing protein — its product is MELRQLEHFVTVAEEKHFTRAAELLRISQSGLSASIRSLEQELGTSLFIRSTRRVELTTAGQALLADSVRTLASAAAARNAVEAVRGLLRGRLTVGAEPCLGSVDIPAQLAGFRTANPGVEVRLRYSGSVELVEAVAEGRADVAVVVDTGHTPAGVELRPLGTQEMLVLCHPEHRFAEVAGTGGSIPFEELRGEPLVGFQEGWGAQALTRRAFAAAGFDYRAAMEVNDVHPLLDLVGYNLGVAVVPASFALKRPDKLRAVPLEGAPVWTVAVAAADEPSPSATAFLRQLQG
- a CDS encoding aldo/keto reductase, producing MKTRRIADVEVSAIGLGGMPMSIEGRPDRERSIKTIHAALDAGVTFIDTADAYHLHADEVGHNEELIAEALRSWGGDASTILVATKGGHLRPGDGSWTLNGRPEYLKEAVKASLRRLGGDAIGLYQFHRPDPEVPYAESVGAIRDLLDEGLIRLAGISNANPDQIREANEILGGRLASVQNQFSPSFRSSEPELELADELGIAFLPWSPLGGITSAADLGSRFAPFKEVADARGISPQVVALAWELAKSPHVIPIPGSSRPETIQDSVTAVEVELTRDELDRLDAAGA
- a CDS encoding winged helix-turn-helix transcriptional regulator, yielding MAARSPRGFGQFSGVARAVERVGERWALLIVRDLLPGARRYSDLKAGLPRIPTNILSDRLKELQEAGIIRRVPTVRGGYELTERGRELEPVVLALERWGWAELGAPAEGEVLTGDALAVAVRAAFRPEEAAGLPRTEYVLHAGGVSVSAIVDGPEVDVIAIGEAALPQPRRRLSAAAPSEVLEAIADVSELQRVLEGDGPLDVLAGGDALVERFHRTFRIEPAARGTKFADGVDESSVA